A region from the Rhinoderma darwinii isolate aRhiDar2 chromosome 2, aRhiDar2.hap1, whole genome shotgun sequence genome encodes:
- the LOC142741769 gene encoding uncharacterized protein LOC142741769, which yields MSRYRRMDMEVSSLINLVHSRPEIWDSSIAAYSDRNARDEGWSFVCRGLYPEWDGMLEREQGVIENDVRNRWRTVRDRFRKQLSKTPASGSSPSRGRAIAYYEELAFLIPCRELRRTSGNVPPRTPQGSARGQVQQQAVAGSSSIVAAEDAPYQPTPAPATPRGDTSPAPTAGTSRPRQRVGGRKRQTPADQSDTVEGQAMRMIRRVEAEDQYTSFGNAVGGRCREMENTRRAAYMTCVFALADIFEAPQPLPDVGDLIFHMRTLTGRRADTSAAVPHAPPPASAPSLQPDPYFSPWTHGHPSRSTFRPYPNVPNPLPTPYSSTLPPLQIHPPTSAAYMPPTSTSSSAPSSHPQLSPPRFHIL from the exons ATGTCGAGGTACAGACGTATGGACATGGAGGTTTCGTCCCTCATTAATctg GTGCATAGTAGGCCAGAGATCTGGGACAGCTCTATAGCTGCCTACAGCGACCGCAACGCCCGTGACGAGGGATGGTCGTTTGTGTGCCGCGGTCTGTACCCCGAGTGGGACGGGATgctggagagggagcagggagTGATTG AAAATGATGTGCGCAATCGGTGGAGGACAGTACGAGACCGGTTCCGCAAACAGCTATCAAAGACACCTGCAAGTGGCTCCTCTCCTTCACGGGGCCGTGCCATAGCCTACTATGAGGAACTGGCTTTCCTCATTCCCTGCAGGGAGCTACGAAG aacgTCCGGAAATGTACCACCCCGGACGCCACAAGGGAGTGCACGTGGCCAGGTGCAGCAGCAGGCCGTGGCAGGCTCGTCATCAATTGTGGCTGCGGAAGATGCGCCCTACCAGCCAACCCCGGCACCAGCAACTCCGCGTGGCGACACCTCTCCAGCCCCCACGGCAGGAACTTCCCGACCGCGCCAAAGAGTGGGTGGCCGAAAGCGCCAGACGCCAGCAGACCAAAGTGACACGGTAGAGGGCCAAGCCATGCGCATGATTCGGAGGGTGGAGGCCGAAGATCAATACACCAGTTTCGGGAATGCCGTTGGTGGCCGATGTCGCGAGATGGAAAATACTCGCCGGGCGGCATATATGACCTGTGTCTTCGCCCTGGCCGATATATTTGAGGCCCCCCAGCCCCTACCCGATGTGGGAGATCTCATTTTTCACATGCGCACCCTAACTGGCCGTAGGGCTGACACGTCTGCCGCTGTGCCGCACGCcccacctcctgcctctgcacCCTCCCTGCAGCCCGATCCCTATTTTTCCCCCTGGACTCATGGACATCCCTCTCGTTCCACTTTCCGCCCATACCCCAATGTCCCAAACCCTTTGCCCACCCCATACTCGTCCACTCTCCCACCTCTTCAGATCCATCCTCCCACCTCTGCGGCATACATGCCCCCTACCTCAACCTCCTCCTCTGCCCCCTCGTCGCATCCACAATTAAGCCCCCCGCGCTTCCACATATTGTag